From the genome of Sporomusa sphaeroides DSM 2875:
AGGCGCGCATATTGCACTGGTGGCAGGCTTGATACGGTGGTTCGGCAATCAGCTGCGGCTGGGTTCCCGGACGACTACGGTTGTGGCTGTACTGGCGATTGTATTTTATGCCTGTATCAGCGGATTCACGCCACCGGTAATACGTTCGATGATTATGGGCATAATCAGCTTGCTGGCAATATTGGTTGAACGGGAAAGCTATGCTCCGGCGGCACTAGCCATTACAGCGCTGGGAATGCTTGTTTATCAGCCGCTGCTGCTTTATGATATTAGTTTTCAATTATCGTTTGCCGCCACAGCCGGTTTGGTATTTTTATATAAACCGACATATGATTATCTGTCTGCTTTTTTGCCAGCATGGCTGGCAGGACCGTTGGCGGTGACCGCGAGTGCCCAACTGGGTGTTTTGCCGATAATTGCCTGGTATTTTAATAATTTTTCCCTCATCTCTTTTGCTGCCAATATCCTTGTCCTGCCGGTTGTTGAACTGGTAATCATCCTTGGCTTGACAGGAGTTATAATTTATACCGTTGTTCCGGTCATTGGCAACCTGGTGTTTGTTATCAGCAGCCTGTTGATCGGTTTGGTTATGATGCTGACAGCGCTCCTGGCAGCGGTGCCGTACAGTTCTGTTTACATACCGTCCGTAGGGATAAGCGGGAGTGCGGCTTACTACCTGCTCCTGGCCTGGTTTTATGGCTGGCGTCCGTTAGCTGTCCCGGGTCCGGGACAGCTTGTCAGGCAGCGTCCGGGCACTTGCGCCACAACCGTCATGGTAATTATTGGTCTGCTGGCAGTGTATACCTGGTATCCGCGGCCCTTGTCCGTGCACTTTATTGATGTGGGTCAAGGGGATGCGGCTTTGATTATTACACCCCGCGGCAAGGCCGTACTGGTAGACACCGGCGGCAGTTTCAGCAGCTCAAATTATGATATCGGTGAAAGAGTGGTTGCTCCCTATCTCAAGCACTATGGTGTGACAACCGTTGACTACTTAATCCTGACCCATGGACACCAAGATCATGCAGGCGGCGCTGCCGGTATTGCCGGCAGGGTTAGCGTCAATAAGGTTATGCTGCCGCGAGAAGAATACTCACAGGCAGTACAGGCACTTGTTCACACTAAACCGGCGATCGCGATTATTCCTACATATACAGATCAGAGATTTCAACTGGATGGGGTGGATGTTGGTATCGAGCATGCGGTTGGTGAAAATGGCCGAAATCAGGCTGTCACAGGCAATGAAGTATCCAGTGTGGTTAGGGTAAGTTATGGCCGGCATAGTTTTCTTATCACCGGCGACCTGGAAGCAAAAGGTGAGGAGGCGCTGCTTGCCGCAAAAGCGGTTAAGCCCTGTACGGTGCTTAAAGTAGGACATCATGGTTCAAAGACCTCCACCACGGCGGCGTTTTTACAGGCTCTTGACCCGGAGTATGCCGTTATTTCCGTAGGCTATGCCAATCGGTTCGGGCATCCGCATCCGGAAACCATCAGACGCCTGACTGACAGGCAGACCGTAATTTACCGTACAGATACCCATGGGGCCGTAGTGTTTAAGTCTGACGGCAGGAAGCTGGAAGTTGACACCTATATCAAATAATATATAAGCTGGTGAATTATGGATTATAAAGCAATACGTGCTCTCATTAAACAAAATAAGATTGCTCCTGTTTATCTTTTGCATGGGGAAGAAACCTATCATCTGCGGCAGGTCGAGCAGGCTCTGATTGCCAGTGTGGTACCACCGGCAGACCGGGATATGAACCTCATTATTTTTGAAGCCGATCCAGCTAAGGAAGAACTGATAAATACTATTGAAACAATACCCTTTTTAGGTGAAAAGAACTTAATCATTATCCGCAGCACGACGCTTTTTAGTGCCGGACGCAAGAGCAGCAGCGACGAGGGGCAGGACAAAACCGATCCTGCATTAAACCGGTTAATTGCTTTATTTAGTAATATGCCTGCCTATAGTCATCTTGTATTTCTGACGCCCGATAAGCCTGATAAGCGGCGTAAGATTTATAAAGCTGTGGAAAAAAATGGCGTTGTCTTTGAGGCAGCACCCTTAAAGGGGAAGGAACTGCGCGCTTGGTTGACAGACCGGCTTTCTGAACTCAAAATCAAAATGGCTTCCGATGCTGAGGAACATCTTATAGCAGCAGTCAGCATGATGCCGCAAGTTTCTCTTGATTTTTTAAACAATGAATTAGAGAAAGTAATTTTATATACGGCAGATAAAAGGCTGGTTACCCGCCAGGATTTATTGCAAATCTTGTCTTCCGTTCCCGAGGTATCTATTTTTGCTATGGTGGAGGCGCTAAGCCAAAGACATACTTCACAGGCCCTTGCACTCTTGCGTGAACAACTGGCAGCCGGGGAACACCCTGTGAGGCTATTGGCACTCTTAGCCCGGCAGGTCAGACAGTTATGGCAGGCTAAAGAACTTACACACCAAGGCTATGGCAGCCGGGAGGTGGCTGAGTATTTTAAGGTGCCAGGCTTTATTGGTGAGAAACTGGTGAA
Proteins encoded in this window:
- a CDS encoding DNA internalization-related competence protein ComEC/Rec2, which gives rise to MITEQINTIIVFACAAFAAGIWQAGIYSWHSLTLIVLAVLLLLTALWRVVRNYQQAFWPIIGLFFIAGMLCANLDSIVPADAISHHIGKTVTVTGIVDAVPEISQANTHGKQVRYVVKVQNVELEKTGANSASSGKVRINVLYKENGELAVYGDKITVYGKVRELRGYNNPGQIDMTVALKREGITARMSVQEQNIKLNTAYAGYSWRAALADWQAGIVRALQKVMPVNDAAILTAVLFGGYQGINKNVVDDFAATGLIHILSVSGAHIALVAGLIRWFGNQLRLGSRTTTVVAVLAIVFYACISGFTPPVIRSMIMGIISLLAILVERESYAPAALAITALGMLVYQPLLLYDISFQLSFAATAGLVFLYKPTYDYLSAFLPAWLAGPLAVTASAQLGVLPIIAWYFNNFSLISFAANILVLPVVELVIILGLTGVIIYTVVPVIGNLVFVISSLLIGLVMMLTALLAAVPYSSVYIPSVGISGSAAYYLLLAWFYGWRPLAVPGPGQLVRQRPGTCATTVMVIIGLLAVYTWYPRPLSVHFIDVGQGDAALIITPRGKAVLVDTGGSFSSSNYDIGERVVAPYLKHYGVTTVDYLILTHGHQDHAGGAAGIAGRVSVNKVMLPREEYSQAVQALVHTKPAIAIIPTYTDQRFQLDGVDVGIEHAVGENGRNQAVTGNEVSSVVRVSYGRHSFLITGDLEAKGEEALLAAKAVKPCTVLKVGHHGSKTSTTAAFLQALDPEYAVISVGYANRFGHPHPETIRRLTDRQTVIYRTDTHGAVVFKSDGRKLEVDTYIK
- the holA gene encoding DNA polymerase III subunit delta; translation: MDYKAIRALIKQNKIAPVYLLHGEETYHLRQVEQALIASVVPPADRDMNLIIFEADPAKEELINTIETIPFLGEKNLIIIRSTTLFSAGRKSSSDEGQDKTDPALNRLIALFSNMPAYSHLVFLTPDKPDKRRKIYKAVEKNGVVFEAAPLKGKELRAWLTDRLSELKIKMASDAEEHLIAAVSMMPQVSLDFLNNELEKVILYTADKRLVTRQDLLQILSSVPEVSIFAMVEALSQRHTSQALALLREQLAAGEHPVRLLALLARQVRQLWQAKELTHQGYGSREVAEYFKVPGFIGEKLVKQSRGFADSKLREAMLSLAAADQDLKSSRTGPVALEKIIIELCG